In Horticoccus luteus, the following proteins share a genomic window:
- a CDS encoding ubiquinol-cytochrome c reductase iron-sulfur subunit, with protein sequence MNETNHNPSTPCEGCAGKDLSRRDFFGRLSLGLAGLCAAILGVPLVGFIFAPLFRKVKESWIAVGKVDDFQVGQTISVPFPDSSPLPWAGITAKSAAWLRRDSSDQFTAFSIHCTHMGCPVRWLAGSKLFMCPCHGGVYYADGTVAAGPPPSPLVRYEVRIASGQVEIKAAPIPITTTL encoded by the coding sequence ATGAACGAAACCAACCATAATCCCTCCACGCCGTGCGAAGGGTGCGCGGGAAAGGATCTCTCCCGCCGCGATTTCTTCGGACGACTTTCACTTGGATTGGCCGGACTTTGCGCGGCGATCTTGGGCGTGCCGCTCGTGGGCTTCATTTTTGCGCCGCTGTTTCGAAAGGTGAAGGAGTCGTGGATTGCGGTGGGGAAGGTCGATGACTTTCAAGTTGGGCAGACGATCAGCGTGCCGTTTCCCGATTCGTCGCCGTTGCCGTGGGCGGGCATCACCGCCAAGAGCGCGGCGTGGCTGCGGCGGGACAGCAGCGACCAGTTCACCGCGTTTTCCATTCACTGCACGCACATGGGTTGTCCGGTGCGCTGGCTCGCCGGCTCGAAGTTGTTCATGTGCCCGTGCCATGGCGGCGTTTATTATGCGGACGGGACCGTGGCCGCCGGTCCGCCGCCGTCACCGCTGGTACGCTACGAGGTGCGCATCGCGAGCGGCCAAGTGGAGATCAAAGCCGCACCGATTCCGATCACGACGACGCTATGA
- a CDS encoding cytochrome c oxidase assembly protein yields MNTREFLLSAWTCNVPILACGMAALAAYLIWCRASRRLAWFGAALAVAWLTLLSPLNALADGYLFSAHMAQHILLLLIVPACVLLSLPRAWSLAMRPRLLRHPLTGWLAGVGAMWFWHVPALCDAAVASRPVHALQTVSLLVLGCLFWRPILAPREAERLAPPAAVLYLFSACVTCSILGIIITFSPVTVCSVYAAPAADRFGVMATLRDGWGFTPERDQQVGGLLMWVPMCLIYLAAIFAQVARWFASTPRTVTGDTP; encoded by the coding sequence ATGAACACTCGCGAATTCCTGCTCTCGGCGTGGACGTGCAACGTGCCCATTCTGGCGTGCGGCATGGCGGCGCTCGCGGCGTATCTCATCTGGTGTCGCGCTTCGCGGCGGCTGGCGTGGTTTGGGGCGGCGCTCGCGGTGGCCTGGCTCACGCTGCTTTCGCCGCTGAACGCGCTCGCGGATGGTTACCTGTTCAGCGCCCACATGGCGCAACATATCCTGCTGCTGTTGATCGTGCCGGCGTGCGTGCTGCTCAGCCTGCCTCGGGCGTGGTCCCTCGCGATGCGACCACGACTACTTCGGCACCCGTTGACCGGCTGGCTGGCGGGAGTGGGCGCGATGTGGTTCTGGCACGTGCCGGCGTTGTGCGACGCCGCGGTGGCTTCGCGGCCGGTCCACGCGTTGCAGACGGTGTCGTTGCTGGTGTTGGGTTGCCTGTTCTGGCGGCCGATTCTGGCGCCGCGTGAGGCGGAGCGGCTCGCGCCGCCGGCGGCAGTGCTCTATCTGTTCAGCGCCTGTGTGACGTGCAGCATTCTCGGAATCATCATCACGTTTTCGCCGGTGACAGTGTGCTCCGTTTACGCCGCGCCGGCGGCCGACCGTTTCGGTGTGATGGCAACGTTGCGCGACGGTTGGGGTTTCACGCCCGAGCGGGACCAACAAGTGGGCGGCCTGCTGATGTGGGTGCCGATGTGCCTGATTTATCTGGCGGCGATTTTCGCGCAGGTCGCGCGGTGGTTTGCCAGCACGCCTCGAACCGTGACGGGCGACACACCATGA